A portion of the Glycine max cultivar Williams 82 chromosome 10, Glycine_max_v4.0, whole genome shotgun sequence genome contains these proteins:
- the LOC100793705 gene encoding agamous-like MADS-box protein AGL62, protein MSKNKKSSLGRQKIPIEKIPKKSHLQVTFSKRRSGLFKKASELCTLCGVEIAVVVFSPADKAFSFGHPEVESLIDRYTTRNPPQESSAHHLVEAHRNANVRDLNMQLSQVFNHLEIEKKRGDDLDHARKARQRQFWWESPIDELGLNELLQLKASIEELKLNIEKHASKFMIEHSSNIPSSSLLGPNNGLGPLACYDTFENKPGPGIGIAPSIPNAHYLAFRTGYL, encoded by the coding sequence ATGTCGAAGAATAAGAAGTCTAGCTTAGGTCGCCAAAAGATTCCAATTGAAAAAATACCCAAAAAAAGTCATTTGCAAGTTACATTCTCTAAGCGTCGTTCAGGACTGTTCAAGAAAGCCAGCGAACTTTGCACCCTTTGTGGTGTAGAGATCGCAGTTGTGGTTTTCTCTCCCGCAGATAAGGCGTTCTCATTTGGCCATCCAGAAGTTGAATCCCTCATTGATCGTTACACCACACGGAACCCTCCACAAGAGTCTAGTGCGCACCACCTTGTTGAGGCACACCGAAATGCCAATGTTCGTGATCTCAACATGCAACTCTCTCAGGTTTTCAACCACTTGGAGATTGAAAAGAAGCGAGGGGATGACCTAGACCATGCGAGGAAAGCTAGGCAAAGGCAATTTTGGTGGGAGAGTCCCATTGATGAGCTTGGATTGAATGAGTTATTGCAGTTAAAGGCCTCTATTGAGGAGCTGAAACTGAACATAGAAAAACATGCTAGCAAATTCATGATTGAGCATTCCAGTAAtattccttcttcttcacttcttggACCTAATAATGGACTTGGTCCACTTGCATGTTATGACACCTTTGAGAACAAACCTGGTCCTGGGATTGGTATTGCTCCGTCAATTCCAAATGCCCATTATCTCGCTTTTCGCACTGGGtatctttga
- the LOC100794229 gene encoding agamous-like MADS-box protein AGL62, with amino-acid sequence MSSSEAKKSRGRQRIEIKKMSNDINLQVTFSKRRSGLFKKASELCTLCGANVALVVFSPGEKVFSFGHPSVDGVIERYLKRGPPPEAGNMHYMAKVIELHGQLTHINDQLEAERKHAEKLNRKQKEAEAQLWWARPVEGMIIMENLEKLKKAFEELKQQVAGLADMALSQSVANGNPGHQFFPGASSSAIPNVVLQPTSLPVVQVLPPVTHMMLPPPPMMFQNYTLPDHGSMIMNPNGFNNDMGMGGGGAFGVPGPSSAGAGGDFF; translated from the coding sequence ATGTCATCATCCGAAGCTAAGAAAAGCCGTGGCCGCCAAAGGATTGAGATTAAGAAAATGAGCAACGACATCAACCTCCAAGTCACCTTCTCCAAGCGCCGCAGCGGGCTTTTCAAGAAAGCCAGCGAGCTTTGCACTCTCTGCGGCGCCAACGTGGCTTTGGTGGTGTTCTCGCCGGGGGAGAAAGTGTTCTCCTTCGGCCACCCCAGCGTGGATGGCGTCATAGAGCGTTATCTCAAGCGAGGCCCACCGCCGGAGGCTGGCAACATGCACTACATGGCCAAAGTCATTGAGCTCCACGGCCAGCTGACTCATATCAACGATCAGCTCGAGGCGGAGAGGAAGCACGCCGAGAAGCTGAATAGAAAGCAGAAGGAGGCCGAAGCCCAGCTCTGGTGGGCCCGGCCCGTGGAAGGGATGATCATTATGGAAAACCTTGAGAAGTTGAAGAAAGCGTTTGAGGAGCTGAAGCAACAAGTGGCCGGTCTTGCTGATATGGCTTTGTCCCAGTCTGTTGCAAATGGAAATCCGGGCCATCAGTTTTTTCCTGGGGCTTCTTCCTCAGCCATTCCCAACGTTGTGCTTCAACCAACATCACTGCCAGTGGTCCAGGTGCTCCCTCCTGTTACACATATGATGCTGCCACCACCACCCATGATGTTTCAGAATTACACGCTTCCTGATCATGGGAGCATGATTATGAACCCCAATGGGTTTAATAATGACATGGGAATGGGAGGAGGAGGAGCATTTGGAGTACCAGGACCTTCTAGTGCTGGTGCTGGTGGTGATTTCTTTTGA